CGTAAACAAACAATTACAGCAACTTGCCGATTATTTAGACCAAAAAATTCATCAACAATATAAACTATTTCCTACCAATTACATCGCTTACGATATGTTGTACCAAACCAATGCGCATCAACAATATTATAGCGAAAAAGAAATTCGTCAATTTGAACGAAGAATGAACAATCGGAGCAAATCGGAGAGCGATATTTCTAAAAGAAAATTCCTTGAAATGTACTCAAATCCTGTAAAAAATAAGCTTTTTGGATAAGTTATGCAAACCGAAAAATCAAAAATTTTACTCATCTACACTGGAGGTACCATAGGAATGGTCAAGGATTATAACACAGGGACGCTCAAAGCCTTTCAGTTTGAAAACATCGTACAACGATTGCCCGAACTCTCACAATTAGACTGCTCCATCGGTTCATATTCTTTTGACAAAGCGATTGATTCTTCGGATATGAACCCAAAGCACTGGCGCAAAATAGCAGAAGTAATTGAACAAAATTATGATAATTACGATGGTTTTGTAGTTTTACACGGCAGTGACACGATGAGCTATTCGGCTTCGGCACTGAGCTTTATGCTTGAAAATCTTTCCAAGCCTGTCATTTTTACAGGTTCTCAACTTCCTATTGGAGATTTACGAACGGATGCTCGTGAAAACCTAATTACCTCCATACATTTAGCTAGTTTAAAAGAAAATGGCAAGTCGGTCATTCAAGAAGTTTGCTTATACTTTGAATATAAACTATATCGTGGTAACAGAACTACCAAAATCAATGCTGAGAACTTTCAGGCATTCGTTTCGATGAATTATCCTACCCTTGCCGAAAGTGGCGTACACCTAAAGGTTTTTAGGGAAAATTTGCTACCTCAAAAAGACAATTTACCCCTTATCGTTCATAAAGAGTTTGACGAAAATATCATCATTATC
This genomic window from Capnocytophaga canimorsus contains:
- a CDS encoding asparaginase, with protein sequence MQTEKSKILLIYTGGTIGMVKDYNTGTLKAFQFENIVQRLPELSQLDCSIGSYSFDKAIDSSDMNPKHWRKIAEVIEQNYDNYDGFVVLHGSDTMSYSASALSFMLENLSKPVIFTGSQLPIGDLRTDARENLITSIHLASLKENGKSVIQEVCLYFEYKLYRGNRTTKINAENFQAFVSMNYPTLAESGVHLKVFRENLLPQKDNLPLIVHKEFDENIIIIKIFPGITEKILKGIFSIEGLRAVILETYGSGNAPTEKWFLETLKEAIEKGISIVNVTQCSGGSVLLGKYEASEYLKELNIINGKDITTEAAVTKMMFLLKKNINYNSLKNSFEENLYGEIE